The DNA region CGAGGTCCGGCCGCTCCGCCACCGGCACGCGGGGCGACGGCCGCGCAGCCCCACGCCACCGACCGCACGGGTGCGGGCGGTGCCGGCGAGAACGGTCGGACCGGCGGCGAACGACAACGGGCGGTGCTCCCCGAGGGCTACGCCGCGAACGGCCCGGCCGCCGTGAACGCCGGGGCCGCGAGGACGGCCACCGTCACCGCCGCGCACGACGCCTCGGGCACCGCCACCGCCGTCCTCGCCCCGATCGCGGCCGGGCTGGCCCTGACCGGCGCCGCGATGTACAAGCACCGGGGACTGCCGAAGGGGCACTGACCCGGGCCCGTCGGCGCCGCCGCCCGCACCCCCGCCGACTCCTCGACCGGCACGGGTGCGGCGAGTTGCGGACCGCACCGCGGGGACCGGGCGGAGCGGGGACCGGGCGGAGCGGGGACCGGGCGGAGCGGGGACCGGGCGAGCGGGGACCGGGCGGAGCGGGGACCGGGCGAGCGGGGACCGGGCGGAGCGGGGACCGGGCGGAGCGGGGACCGGGCGAGCGGGGACCGGGCGGAGCGGGGACCGGGCGGAGCGGGGACCGGGCGGAGCGGGGACCGGGCGAGCGCGGACCGGGCGGAGCGGGGACCGGGCGAGCGGACGGTCAGCCGTCCGACGGCCCCGTCGTCAGGGCCAGCAGCGGGAGTTCACGGCCCGGTATCGAACCGGAGGGCACGACGCCGATCCGGACGGCGCCCATGGCCGCGTAGAACGGCTCGGCGTTCGGGTCGGCCACCACGAGCACCCGGCGGAAGCCCAGCTCCTCGGCCCGGCTCACCAGGTGCTCCATCAGCCGGCGGCCGACGCCCCGGCCGATCGCGTCCGGTTCGACGAAGAGCATGTCCAACTCCCCCTCCGGCGGCGCTCCGACGAGGGTGACGAAGCCCAGCACCCGGCCGTCCTCCTCGGCCACCGCCGCCCGGTCGGCCTCGATCCGGTCCGGGTCCAGGGTGAGTTCGGCGCGGCAGGCCTCCAGGAACTCCGCGTCGTAGCCCCAGTGCCCCTTCGAACGCAGCGCCAGGGCACTGAGCGGCCCCGCCTCGTCCGGTCGTGCCGGCCTGATCCGCATGGCGTCCACCCCTCCGGTCGGCCCTGTCCGGATTCCGGACGGGGTGCCCATTGTCGGCAGCCCGGGGGCCTGTGCCAAGCGGTTTTCCGGCGGCCGCCGCGGCCGCCCGGTCAGCGGAAGACGCCCGGGGGCGGTGCCGGGGAGGGAGCCGCGGTGGCGTCGGTGGCCGGGGCGGCGCCGGCCGCGAAGTCGGCCAGGGCGCGGCCGTGTTCGACCCGGCCGAGGGCGGCGTCGGAGGCCACCCTGCGGGTCAGTTCGGCGAGCGGGAGCGGGGTGTGGGCGGCGGCCATGACCAGGTTGCCGAAGCGCTTGCCGCGCAGCACCGCCGGATCGGCGACCAGGCAGAGCTCGGGGAACACCGCGCCGAGGGTGGCCACCTGGGAGCGGGCGAACGGCAGCGCCGAGCCGTCGGCGATGTTGACCGCGTACCAGCCGCCGGGGGCCAGGGCGCGGGCGGCCAGGGCGGTGAACTCGACGGTGGTGCAGTGCGCGGGCACCCGGGCGCCGGAGAAGACGTCGGCGATCACCAGGTCGGCGGAGCCCTCGGGCGTCCGCTCCAGCACGCTGCGGGCGTCCGCACCGCGCACCTTGACCTGCCAGCCGCGCTCCAGCGGGAGTTCGGCGCGGACCAGCTCGGTGAGGGCGGTGTCGGTCTCGGCGACCTGCTGGCGCGAACGGGGCCGGGTGGCGGCGACGTAGCGCGCCAGGGTCAGGGCGCCGCCGCCGAGGTGGAGGACGGTGATCGGACGGCCGGGCGGGGCGACCAGGTCGATCAGGTGGCCGAGCCTGCGCTGGTACTCGAAGCCCAGGTGGGTCGGGTCGGCGAGGTCGACCAGGGACTGCGGCGCACCGTCGACCAGCAGCGACCAGGCGGCAGGGCGGTCCCGGTCGGGGCGGAGCTCGGCGAGCCCCGAGTCGACGGGCCGGCTGAGCGGCCCCTGGGCGTGCGTCCGTCCACCGGGGCCGGTGGCGGCCGGCTGATCCTCCGGCGCGGTACGGCTCCGGTCCGTGCCGCGGCCGGCCCTGCTGCTTCGTCCCATACCGGCCATTATCGCCGCCGCGCCGGGCGCCACCGCGGCTCAGGCCCGTCGGGGCGGCCGGCGGGGGCCCGGGCCGGTGAGGACGGGTGGCGGTGAGGACGGGTGGCGGTGGAGGCGGCCGGAACCGGAACCGCGGGCGGGGCGGAGCCGGGACGGGCCCGGGCGGTCAGAACGGGCCGAGGCCACCGGCCGTGAGGGTGCAGGCGGCCTCGCAGAGCGCCGAGCGCAGCACCCAGGCGTCGGTGGGGCGGGCGGTGCAGTCGGCGCCGGCCGGGGGCATCACCCAGCGCGGGTCGGTGGGGGGCGGCAGGAGCGCGCCCGCGGTACAGGAACTGCCGGGCAGGTGCCAGGTCGCCGAGGTGCCGGCCGGGACGAGGAAGGCGACGGTCGCCCCGTTGCGGCTCTGCAGCACCGCGCCGCAGGCCCGGCGCAGCCGCAGGATGTCCACCGCCTCCAGGCCGTGCCGCAGCGCGACCGTCACGGTGTCGTAGGCGGTGGCGACGGCGGCGTCGGGATCGGCGCCCGGGCGGCAGGACGGTCCGCCGCCGTACGGGGCGCGGCCCGGGCCGCGCTCGTCGGCCGACTCGGGGAGCAGGGCGGGGGCGGCGGCGGCGAGCGCTCCTCCGGCGACCAGGCGGTGGTAGTGCGGCACTCCGGTGGCCGTCATGGGGCCCTCCTGTCACCTCGTCGGGATGGAAGCCGTGCCGCCCGGGGGTGGGGGTGCCGCTGGGGGCGGCGGGGGCGGCGGAGCCATGGCCGGACTTCCACGTATCAGGACAACGCCGAGGGTGCTCCCCAGGCCACGGGGCGCCTTACAGCAAGGCATGGCATTTCATGGCGGATCCAGGCAACCACGCCCGCTTTGACCACAATTGACCACACATCCGCCACAAACTCGCTGTGTCCGTCCGGTGACTCCCGGTACTGTCGGTGGCGCCCGGCGCCCCGTCGGGCCCCACCGGACCCACCCGTGGCCGGGCGCCCCTCCGCCCCACCGCCGCCCGACCCCTCGCACCACCACCCCGCACGACCACGGAGCGCACCATGGCAGCCACCCCACCGGGCAAGCCGAACCGCCCGTCACCCAACACCGTGATGCGCGCCCTGCGCGGCGACCGCTCGCCGGGCGAGTTCGCGACGGCCGTGCGGCGGGCGGCCCGCGAGATCGGCGAGCACGTCTCCTGCGACGCCCGCTACGTCGGCCGGGTCGAGTCCGGCGAGATCCGCTGCCCCAACTACGCGTACGAGCGGGTGTTCCGGCACATGTGGCCGGACCGCTCGCTCACCGACCTCGGCTTCGCCCCCCGCACCGCCGTCCGGCGCCGTCCGGCGGGCAGCGGTTCCAGCGGGACCGGGGGCGGGGACGGGGCGTGCCCGCCCCCCGCGCTCCACCCGCCGTTCCCGCCCGTGCCCGCCCCCCGCACACCGCTCTCCATCCGACTCCCGTACGCTGCCTCGCCGTACGCGGAACCGCCCCCACCGGTCGGCGTCCCGGTGCCGGGGTTCGCGGCGGCGCCCGGGAGGCCCGACGAACCGCACCATTCCGACGAGGAGAACGACGACGTGCGTCGCCGTACGTTCCTGGCCGGCGGCCCTGCCGCGCTGGCCACCGCGGCAGGCATCGACCGCCCCGGCACCCCCCTGGCCGCAGTGGCCTTCGTGCCCGGCCGCCCCGGCACCGTCCCGCCGCCCCGCAAGGTCGGCGCGGCCGAGGCGCTCGGCGTCGAACAGGCGGTCCGGGAGATCCGGCTGGCGGACGACGCGCACGGCGCGGACGCCCTGTTCGAGCTCGCCGGACGCTCGCTGCGGACGGCCTACCTGCTGCTCGACGCGTGCGAGTACTCCACCGAGACCGAGCGGAGGCTCCAGACCGGCGCCGGCGAACTGGCCGTCTCGGTCGGCTGGCTGGCGCACGACTCGAACCGGCTGGGGGACGCCCGCTCGTTCTACGCGGAGGCGCTGGCGACCGCCCGGATGGCCGGCGACGCCGCACTGGAGGCGCACGTCTTCTGCAACAGCGCCTTCCTCGCCCGGGACGCCGGCCGCCCCCGCGAGGCCCTGCGGGCCGCCCAGGCCGGGCAGGCAGCGGCCCGGCGGCTCGACTCCGACCGGCTGCGCGCCCTGCTCGCCATGCGCGAGGCCGGCGGCTGGGCCCTGCTGCAGGACCGCGCCGCCTGCGAGCGGGCGGTCACCCGGGCCTGCCTGCTGTTCGACCGCGGCCCCTCCGAGGCGGACCCGGAGTGGATGTCCTTCTTCGGCGAGGCCGAGATCGCCGGCCTGCGGGCCCAGTGCTGGTCCGCCCTCGGGGACTGGGACCGCGCCAGCGAGCAGGCGGGGCTGGCCATAACGCTCCAGAGGCCCCACTTCGTCCGCAACCGGGTGCTGTACACCGCCGAGTTGGCGCACGACCGGCTCGGCCGGGGGGACCTCGCCGGCGCCGCCGAGCACGGGTCGGCCGCCGTCGCGCTGTTCGACGAGGTCGGCTCGGCCCGGATCCGCTCCATGCTGGCGGACACCGCGCAGCGGCTCCGCCGGCACGGCACGGTGCCGGAGGTGGGGCGGTTCCTGGCCGAGTACGACGTGGCGACGGCGGCCTGACCCGGCGTCGACCCGGCGTCCGGGTCAGTGCTTCAGGCCCTCCAGGTGCCCGAGGTCGTTCCAGACCTCGACCGCCGGCGCGCCGTACTCCCAGGAGAGGACGCAGAGCGCGGCGGTGCCGAGCTTGAACCGCTGGGCGTACTCGGGCGGCAGGCCCAGCCAGCGCGCGGTCAGGATGCGCAGCAGGTGGCCGTGGGCGAAGAGCACCACGTCGCGGTCGGCGCAGTGCATCACGGTGGTGTCCGGGTGCGGCACGCCGTGGGTCTCGTTGAGGTCGGCGAGGAGGGAGTCCACCCGGGCCGCGACGTCGGAGAGCTTCTCGCCGCCGGGCACGCCGTCGCGCCAGATCAGCCAGCCGGGGTGGTCGGCGGCACGGATGTCGGCGCCGGTCCGGCCCTCGTACTGTCCGTAGTCCCACTCCAGCAGTTCGGGGCGCTCCACGGCGCGGTCGCCGAGCCCGGCCAGCGCGCAGGTCTCCTTGGCGCGGTCCAGCGGGCTGGTGTAGACGAGGGCGTCGGGCAGACCGTTCCAGGGGGCCCCGGCCAGTCGGGCACCGAGCGCCCGGGCCATCGCCCGGCCCTCCTCGGTCAGCGGGATGTCGGTACGGCCGGTGTGGCGGCCGGTGGCGGACCACTCGGTCTCGCCGTGGCGGACCAGCAGGATTCGGGCGGGCATGGCAGGCTCCTCGCGCACAGGACGGAGTCAACGATCGGCCTCACCATTGAGCACCGGTCTCCATGATCCCTCACCCGCGCGCCGCCCACGATCCCGGCCGCCGCCGACCGCGGGCGCCCGGGCGGGCGGACTCCGGGAGGCGGCCCGCGCGCCGGCCACCCGCGGGTCACCCGCGCGCCGCGCGCAGGCCACCGGAGCGCCGTCGGAGGGCCGTCGGAGCGCCGCGGAACGGCGCCCGGCCACCGGTGCCCGGCGGCACCCGGAGCAGGCCCGGCCACCGTCAACGGCCGGGCCCGGCCGCATTGTCGGACCCGGATGCGACACTGGGCCGCACCATGAACGTCTCGACGAACGCCCCGTCCGGCGGGCCCGCGGAACCGCTCTCCCAGCGGCTCGCCGCGCTGCGCGGACCGGCGCCGCAGCGCAGTCTGAACGCCCGCGCCCTCGCCGCGCTGGCCGCCAATCCGGGGTGCCACCGCCGGGCCGTGCTGGACGCGGCCGGGGTGGACAAGTCCGCCCTGGCCGCCCGGCTCGGCCACGCCACCCCGTTCGGGCAGTCGCCGTTCGCCCTCGCGCGCGGTGTCATCTTCGAGTCCCGGTTGAAGGAGGACGGCTACGCGGCGCTGCTGGAGCCGCTCCGCCACCGGCTGGGCCTCCCGGCCGACGAGGACGCCCCGCTCGCCGTACCGGACCTGCTGCGCTCCTCCGGTCCCGCGGTCCGGGCCGACCGGACGGCGGCGGCGCTGGCGGAGGCCGCCGTCGACCCGGACGCCTGGACGCTGCTCGACCACCCGCTGCTGCGGCTCGGCGTCGCCGGTTCCACCGCCTACCTGGAGCCGGACGCCGTCGTGGTGCACGGCGGGCGGTGCACCGTGGTCGAGATCAAGTCCTTCCCGGTGCTGGACGGCAACGCCGACCCGGCCAAGGTGGGCGCCGCCGCCCGGCAGGCCGCCGTCTACGTGCTCGCGCTGCAGGAGACCGCCGCCGCGCTGGCCGGACTCGACCCGGACCCGGACCCGTACGCCGAGCAGCGGCTGCCGGGCAGCCCGCGGTCGACCGTGCTGCTGGTCTGCCCCAAGGACTTCGGCAACCGGCCGACCGCCGTCCCGGTGGACGTCCGCCGGGAGCTGGCCACCACCCGCCGCCAGCTCAGCCGGATGACCGGCATCGGCCGGCTGCTGGACGCGCTGCCGCCCGGCGCGGACTTCGACCTCTCCCCCGACGGGAGCGGCGCCCCGGTCCGCTCGGCCGAGGAGCTGGCCGGGTCGGTCGGGGCGGTGCCCGCGGCCTACAGCCCGGACTGCCTCTCCGCCTGCGAGCTGGGGTTCCACTGCCGTGCCCAGGCGCGCTGCGGCGACCGGGTCGAGCAGCTCGGCCGGGGCGTCCGCGGTGAGCTGGGCACCATCCGGACGGTGGCCGAGGCACTGGCCGTCGCCCACCACGGCCCGGCCGCCGGACCCAGCGCCGCCGACGCCGACGGCCCGGGCGGGGACGGCCTGAGCGGCGGCAACGACAGTGCCGACGACGGCGGCGCCGGCGGACACCCGGAGGACGGGCACGCCGAGGACGAGGCCGCCGCCCGGCTGGCCTACGCCGCCGCACTGCGCGCCGAGGCCCTGGGCCGCCCGGTCCCGGCCGCCGCAGGAGGCGTCCGGTGAGCCTGCTGACCACCCTGGCGCGGCTGGAGGCCGTCCGCAGCGGCCGGGCCGAGCCGCTGGCGACCGTCCGCCACCGCCACCTGTCCGACCGCCCGATGGTGGTCGTCCCGCTGACGGCGGCCGGTGAGGCCGGTGCCCCGCTGGCCGTGCTGCTCGGCACCGACCGGGACGCGCCGCGGCTGCACATCGTCCCGCAGCCGCTCAACCGCACCCAGCGCTTCGACTTCCTGGCCGAGCTCGCCACCGACCTGCTGCCCTACCTGGAGTCCTTCGGCGACGACGTGGAGCAGATCGAGGGCTCCGAGAAGGACCCGGAGACCGGGGAGAAGACCCAGGTCTTCCGCGAGCTGTGCGCGGACGCGCCGCAGGTGATCGTCCCCAACACCGGCGGGATCCGCCACCTCGCGCTGCTCGGCCGCTCGACCCGCTTCCGGCGCACCGCCGAGGACGAGGACCCCGGCCCGTACCCGGCGCCCGCCCGGGTGCCGCTGCTCGGCCGCTGGCTGACCCACCTCACCGACCGCGCGATGGTCCCCGGCGCCAGCCTGCTGCTGCCGATGACCGGTCTGCTCGCCCGGCACTGGGCGACCGGCCAGAGCCACCTGGAGGACCAGCACCTGGCCGCGCTGCTCGCCTGGCACGCGC from Kitasatospora sp. NBC_00458 includes:
- a CDS encoding GNAT family N-acetyltransferase, producing MRIRPARPDEAGPLSALALRSKGHWGYDAEFLEACRAELTLDPDRIEADRAAVAEEDGRVLGFVTLVGAPPEGELDMLFVEPDAIGRGVGRRLMEHLVSRAEELGFRRVLVVADPNAEPFYAAMGAVRIGVVPSGSIPGRELPLLALTTGPSDG
- a CDS encoding tetratricopeptide repeat protein — its product is MAATPPGKPNRPSPNTVMRALRGDRSPGEFATAVRRAAREIGEHVSCDARYVGRVESGEIRCPNYAYERVFRHMWPDRSLTDLGFAPRTAVRRRPAGSGSSGTGGGDGACPPPALHPPFPPVPAPRTPLSIRLPYAASPYAEPPPPVGVPVPGFAAAPGRPDEPHHSDEENDDVRRRTFLAGGPAALATAAGIDRPGTPLAAVAFVPGRPGTVPPPRKVGAAEALGVEQAVREIRLADDAHGADALFELAGRSLRTAYLLLDACEYSTETERRLQTGAGELAVSVGWLAHDSNRLGDARSFYAEALATARMAGDAALEAHVFCNSAFLARDAGRPREALRAAQAGQAAARRLDSDRLRALLAMREAGGWALLQDRAACERAVTRACLLFDRGPSEADPEWMSFFGEAEIAGLRAQCWSALGDWDRASEQAGLAITLQRPHFVRNRVLYTAELAHDRLGRGDLAGAAEHGSAAVALFDEVGSARIRSMLADTAQRLRRHGTVPEVGRFLAEYDVATAA
- a CDS encoding spermidine synthase, whose translation is MGRSSRAGRGTDRSRTAPEDQPAATGPGGRTHAQGPLSRPVDSGLAELRPDRDRPAAWSLLVDGAPQSLVDLADPTHLGFEYQRRLGHLIDLVAPPGRPITVLHLGGGALTLARYVAATRPRSRQQVAETDTALTELVRAELPLERGWQVKVRGADARSVLERTPEGSADLVIADVFSGARVPAHCTTVEFTALAARALAPGGWYAVNIADGSALPFARSQVATLGAVFPELCLVADPAVLRGKRFGNLVMAAAHTPLPLAELTRRVASDAALGRVEHGRALADFAAGAAPATDATAAPSPAPPPGVFR
- a CDS encoding histidine phosphatase family protein, with product MPARILLVRHGETEWSATGRHTGRTDIPLTEEGRAMARALGARLAGAPWNGLPDALVYTSPLDRAKETCALAGLGDRAVERPELLEWDYGQYEGRTGADIRAADHPGWLIWRDGVPGGEKLSDVAARVDSLLADLNETHGVPHPDTTVMHCADRDVVLFAHGHLLRILTARWLGLPPEYAQRFKLGTAALCVLSWEYGAPAVEVWNDLGHLEGLKH